CTGTGCCGGGAGCTGCTGGACGCCGGCGCCCCGGGGCTGCACTTCTACACCCTCAACCGGTCCACGGCGACGCGCGAGATCTACGCCAACCTGGGCCTGGCCGGTCGCTGACCCGCCCGTCGGGCGACCCCGTCGAGCCGCCCGTCGACAATGCGCCGCCCGATCGGTACGGTCGAAGGCCGTGACCACCGCCGACCCGCCCACCGCCGACCCGCCCGCCGCCGACTGGTACCCGGACCCCTACGGCCGCCATGAGCGCCGGTACTTCGACGGCGCCCGGTGGACCGAGCGCGTCGCCACCAGGGGCAGGCAGGCGGTGGACCCTGCGGAGGGCGTGCCCAAGGTGCCGACCGTGCACCGCAGCACCGGGAAGGTCCAACGCGACGTCTCGCGGGCCGGCCTGGCCGGCGGCGCCACCGGCGGGGGCACGCTGTTCAGCGAGCCCGTCCTGGTGGTGAACCAGAAGGCCAAGCTCATTGAGCTCAACAACGAGTACGCCGTGTACGACCGGGAGGGGCGCCAGATCGGCGCCGTGCGCCAGGTCGGCCAGTCGGTGGCCCGCAAGGCCCTGCGGGCCCTCACCAGCGTCGACCAGTTCCTGACGCAGCGGCTCCAGGTGGTCGACGCCGCCGGCCTGCCCGTGCTCGCCCTCACCCGCCCGGCCAAGGTGTTCAAGTCACGCATCGTCGTGGAGGACGGCGCCGGCCGGCCCGTCGGCACCATCGTCCAGGAGAACATGGTCGGGAAGATCAACTTCGGCCTGGAGGCCGACGGGCGGCGGGTGGGCGCCATCCGGGCCGAGAACTGGCGGGCCTGGAACTTCAGCATCCAGGACGCATCGGGGACCGAGGTGGCCCGCATCACCAAGACGTGGGAGGGCCTGGCCAAGACGATGTTCACCACGGCCGACAACTACGTCGTGCAGGTCCACCGTCCGTTGGAGGACCCGCTGCGCAGCCTGGTCGTCGCCGCCGCGCTGGGCGTCGACACCGCCCTCAAGCAGGACAAGCGGGGCTGGGGCTGAGGCCCGGCCCGGACCGCCTCAGCCCCGGGCCGGTCCCGGTCCGGAGGGCGGGACGGAGACGGCGGCGTCCGCCAGGGCGGCCAGCACGGTGTCCGCCATCTCGGGCCGGCAGATCACCAGGTCGGGCAGGTCGGCGCCCGCCGACCCGTACCGGAGGGGCGAGCCGTCGAGGCGGGACGCGTGCAGCCCGGCCGCCTCGGCCACGGCGACGGGTGCGGCCGAGTCCCACTCGTACTGGCCGCCGGCGTGCACGTAGGCGTCGCCCTCGGCCCGGACCACGGCCATGGCCTTGGCCCCGGCCGAACCCATGGGGACGATCCGGGCACCGAGGCGGGCGGCCAGCGGCGCGATGAGGGCCGGAGGGCGGCTGCGGCTGACCAGCAGGCGGACGGGGCCGTCGTCGCGCCGGGCGAGGACGGC
The sequence above is a segment of the Acidimicrobiales bacterium genome. Coding sequences within it:
- a CDS encoding phospholipid scramblase-related protein; the protein is MTTADPPTADPPAADWYPDPYGRHERRYFDGARWTERVATRGRQAVDPAEGVPKVPTVHRSTGKVQRDVSRAGLAGGATGGGTLFSEPVLVVNQKAKLIELNNEYAVYDREGRQIGAVRQVGQSVARKALRALTSVDQFLTQRLQVVDAAGLPVLALTRPAKVFKSRIVVEDGAGRPVGTIVQENMVGKINFGLEADGRRVGAIRAENWRAWNFSIQDASGTEVARITKTWEGLAKTMFTTADNYVVQVHRPLEDPLRSLVVAAALGVDTALKQDKRGWG